A single window of Gambusia affinis linkage group LG18, SWU_Gaff_1.0, whole genome shotgun sequence DNA harbors:
- the LOC122821035 gene encoding uncharacterized protein LOC122821035, with protein sequence MSLLHFPNSSLESGPSRCNNTDGSLIGLALISTRVFLLSPVSLFILCHGARRRRRSSTAMSHFDVFTFHHCVLELIWILGSALQFLGSVMELQVVSMAAVYLSSCIFPGETLFHVLTCLDRYLAVVHPVLYVSSRSSRGVSVRNVAVLGVWLLCFLFSCAANNLSSGIYFRLFSGFLTCSVLLMLFCGVSVLCALIGPGPGEKAGNQKLVDPTVLRAFITVSAITGVLCVWFFVFLVSSSVSSSELLAPNVSCVLEVSVLWFSLPCSLILPLLYLLRTGKLQCGHNGRDEGQERDSAIN encoded by the coding sequence ATGTCTCTGCTCCATTTTCCAAACTCTTCCCTGGAGTCTGGACCTTCTCGCTGTAACAACACCGACGGGTCTCTGATCGGCCTCGCCTTGATTTCCACCAGAGTCTTCCTCCTTTCTCCAGTGTCACTCTTCATCCTCTGCCACGGCGCCCGGCGGCGGCGGCGCTCCTCCACGGCGATGAGCCACTTTGACGTGTTTACCTTCCACCACTGCGTCCTGGAGCTGATCTGGATTCTGGGTTCTGCGCTGCAGTTTTTAGGGTCAGTGATGGAGCTGCAGGTCGTGTCCATGGCGGCTGTCTACCTCAGTTCCTGCATTTTCCCAGGAGAGACCTTGTTTCATGTGCTCACCTGTCTGGATCGCTACCTGGCCGTAGTTCATCCGGTTCTCTACGTTAGCTCGCGCAGCAGCCGGGGCGTTTCCGTCAGGAACGTTGCCGTTTTGGGTGtctggttgttgtgttttctgtttagctGTGCAGCAAACAACCTCAGCTCGGGGATCTACTTCCGGCTGTTCAGTGGCTTTCTGACCTGCTCCGTGCTCCTCATGCTTTTCTGTGGCGTTTCGGTTCTGTgcgctctgattggtccaggCCCGGGGGAAAAGGCGGGAAACCAGAAGCTGGTTGACCCAACCGTCCTGAGGGCGTTCATTACGGTCTCCGCCATCACCGGCGTCCTCTGCGTTtggttctttgtgtttctggtgtCCAGTTCTGTAAGCAGCTCTGAGCTGCTGGCGCCAAACGTTTCCTGTGTTCTGGaggtttctgtgctgtggttcAGTCTGCCCTGCAGCCTGATCTTACCTCTGCTGTATTTACTCAGAACTGGAAAGTTACAGTGTGGACACAACGGTAGGGATGAAGGACAAGAAAGGGACTCGGCAATAAACTAA